The following nucleotide sequence is from Mugil cephalus isolate CIBA_MC_2020 chromosome 18, CIBA_Mcephalus_1.1, whole genome shotgun sequence.
gcatttttcttattttatcgtCGCATATTCCTTATTTCCATTTGCCTACGTATCGTAAAAGTCCGACGTCTGATAGCGTAGCACAGCCATGTTTGTTTAGCTAGACACCTCAAGCTTACAGGAATCACGGAAATGCGTGTTTTATGTTTCGttcaaaataagagcattattTAGACTGGAGTAAAAGAGGAATATTTGGGCGAAGGAGGTCACCAAGTAATGTATTATACGCTTTCATTAAACTATAGCGGTAGATATGATGTGTTAGAAtgcactttttcatttttgggAGATCCCCGTCTGCTCATATACGattttcttaacaaaaaaaaaaaaaaaaaaaaaaaaacaactatagACCGGAAGTTGACCTTTTGTGCTATGAAGTTGAGCAAATACGCTGATGAGTAAAAGTCCATGAAGATAAGCTGAATAAACAGTTCCGCTATCAACATCAGTTATATCTGATACTGTAGTTGTGGGTCTTAAAATGATTAACAACCATGTCATCTTTATTTCCAATTAAAGgcctttttaaatgtcaacatgtaCATTGCATCCTTCCATATATGATAGATGTTGTTATGATGTCACAAAAatagataattttttttcaaccaCATCAAATGAAAACGCTTAACTATAACACAAATGCCACAGCATCAGAGCGAGACAGAAATAATAATCACTGGACCTTATGACACAGTGCTGGGGTGGCTAAATGTAGTAACACTGACTGTCATCACTCACTTCCTCATCTTAGTGGTATAAAATCAGGGGTGGCTTCCTCAATTTGGCCTGTAGCTCAGTGCGTACTCCTAACCAGACCAAACATGTCGTTCGTGGACACTCTTCGCCAGTGGGATGAGGCTATAACTTGTGCAGACAGACAGGATTTTTCAGAGGCGCTCAAGATCTTCCTGTCTATCAAAGAACCCAACTCCAAAATTTGCTTTGACATCGGCTGTCTCCATCTTCTCAATCAAAACCTGGATGCTGCGGAAAAGGTACGTCTGACCTACACACTTTTATTGCAACATTACATTTTTCTAATAGCACACATCCAAAGGTAAAGCCATTTGTATTCAGGCCAAGATTCAAATCCTGTGATCTTGACTGACTGAAAGTGCAAGTCACtgtaaaagaagaagtaaagaTTACCTTCTTTCTTCTAGAGGAAGTCACTGTGTGTTCTAACGCTCCTCAGGCATTTGATTGCAGCATACGCAAGGACGAGCATCTGGCCATTGCCTTCTTTCAAAGAGGAATCACCTTCTACAGAAAGAAGAGGCAAGACACGCTGGTTATGTCAACATCtctttttcatgtttgacatttatttgcaattaaaaaacaataatatgtgCTTATAATGTCACCACtctcatgtgtttctttgtggagTTTTTTCTATATGCAAAAGTGATTCATGTGAAAATTCCTTTTCAAAGGTATGAAGAGAGTTTAGCTGATTTCCAGAAAGCCCACAAAGCCCTAAGGGGCAACCAGCTGATAGATTACAAAGCACTCGGCCTCAGATACATATTGTATGCATGTGAGGTAAGCCTCCCGATTGTTAATCCTAAATACTTTTCCTTTCCTAAAAGATTCAGATACTTTGATTTGATGCTGAAACCTGATTCCgctttgggtttttatttattatgtggcACTGTCTAAAGTACAATGTGGAACTTTTCACTcgaggaaaaaagggaaagaagctCATGCGTTTTTCTCAGTTTTACTGTCAGCATGAGGGATTATTATAAATTCCAGAAGGATTAAAACAATGAACTTCTTTGAGCAGTCtccaaaaaatatattgatgTTTGCTGCCACAGGTTCTCCACAACATGGCCCTGGCTGAGGCTCAGTTGGGAAACTGGGAGAAGGCCCAGCAAAACCTCGCGAAGGCTCTCGACTACAAAACAGAGTCCAAGCTCAACATAATCGACAAAGCTCTGCAGTCCATCCTGGTCAGTCACAATGTGGATGCAATTATGTAGCTGCAGTGCTTATACATACTATGCGGACATGTCTCAATCGATTATTCAGCATCTTTTAGACTTTGTAATTCATTTATATGCATGGTGCGGTATAAAGAgtgctgttgtattttttaacaaCACTTGTGATGAAATTTCAGAAGCGGAAACTTTTCAAACCGGTCGAGATTCCATCGAAGGTGTTTTTCAAACCAAATAAGCACTATGTCGCTGAGCTGGAGAAGAAGGACTACCTGGGTAAGGCCAAGGTAATACTTTAGCTGATGACATTAGTAATAAATGGTGTTGATTACCTCCATAAACATACCACAGCTTATCCTGTTTCGTAAAAACCTCCATAACTCATTTTGTGGCTTTGTCATATTGTTATATACTTTTCCTTTGGTTTGAGATGATTTTGAAACAAACAGTCTAGTTATTTTGCAGAGTGACATAAATCataatctacttttttttttttttttttttttttgtatcatcaGGTTGTTGCCTCGGTTGTTCCACAAGATGAATTCTCTGGATTTGCTCCATTACAGCCACAGGTAACAAATGGACTCTtattgacataaaaaaatacttttctaATGTAAAAATCAATTGTTATGTTACATTATATCCACAATAAATTATGTgctagaccaggggtcttcaacatcttttaggccaaggaccccaaactgatgagagaatAAGTAAGGActccctacctattatatgggTTCCATGTTAAACTccacctagtgctatttataaaattattatcataattttgcattcaatataagctattcaaataatacagagattcaaatattctctttttgttttttcaaacatgtgcaacagtagggtggccgtgcaactgccataaacataaacatatctgCCTGGTATACACAATTGAcggataaagaaaataattgacataTTCAAGTTAtaattttacctggggactgaattgACTCTCTTGGTCAactgcagggaacctgacagagacgctctgtgtgaaacagtgggccgctgagacagctcctgtatcagaTGCGAATGAGTGaaatgactgaaagatgacgtcttcagcctccgtttatcccttcactaaattATTccggattcatattaatgtgtttttaaagaaatgtaaatttgtgggggaaaattaaaaaatatatatatatttaaaaaatttgtAATCGACCAGACAGTTACCTGTTACACAATACCAATTTTTAAactaaaattgtgtttttctccacatCTGACAGGTTGAAGATGGTCCAGCTTGTCCAAAAGAACCCGAGGTCCTGAGGTACTCTGTGGCAATATAAAAGAGATCACCTTAGTGTTGGCGTCCTGGGTGAGTTGACCTTAGatgtctgtttttaatcacaGGGCTTTAGAGGGAGAACCCCACATTGTGCTGTTCGAGTTTGTTCCCGAGACCAGTGACGAGTTGGCTGTAGTGCCGGGCAATATTGTGTTCGTGCTGCAGAAGGGTGCAGACAACTGGGCATCGGTGGTCTTCAATGAACGAGTAAGACACTTAGAATCTGCACCATATTTACAACTGTGCATCCTTTTGTAGAGTAAACCCAACGTtggaaagtgtttttgttttttttcatgcacaaatCAATTAATAACATGATTTCATGAGAATTCCTGTCACACTATTGTCAGTCTCATCGTTACGATGTACCTTACAGAGGGGACTTGTGCCTTACAATTACCTGGAACGTTTGGAAATCTCTGTGGCTTCCAAACAGAACAAGGTaggaaataaatatatgcttcttcttcttctagtacTACTGCAGTAATATTAATACTTGTACACACTGTATAACAATTACAGGCATGGATCCTGTTTTGTTGATAGTTTTAATgagtatttttttaagtttctaaaACTTTCTGTATTCTGAACGAAAAATAAGGCAACAACTGCACCTCCGAACCGAGAACCACCAACCAGGCCCGAAAGGATACAAGGTAGACTCATCTGACAGTTTTATAGTGACTTATAAATTATATTTGACCCATTAGTGATTAGAATCGTTTctcattttctgtatttaagGTCTTACCCCTAGCAACGGCAGCAGTGGAGGAAAAGCTCAACCTAAGGTACAGTACGCTGAGACCAATCCTGCCAATATGTATAATACTAAGATACAGCCTTTAAAATACTTTCCAACATGTGGCGTACTGGTCTGTTCCATTGATTTCTGTGCTTTAATTCCACTCTTGTGTCACCAGGAGGCACGACGCACCGACAATTCATACATTGTCAAAGTCCGCTTCACATTCAACTTTGTTGTGTTAGTGCCACGTGGGGCTCCCTATAAGATGGTGGCTGAGAAAATCAGTAAGAAGCTGAGTGTCCCCCCAAAAGCAATCACCTTGAGGTACGGtgctgatttaaatatttaaatagaaacctgttaataataaattttatttgcagggcGCCTTTCATGGCACTCAAGGTCGCCTGACAGTAAAAttaatacaaacagaaaaacataaaaaattgtgcaaaaaacacagcataaaaCATAATAGAAAATACAATAAGATAAAACAAGTGCAGTGAGTCAAGCAGAAGTTGGCGTCCTCCTGGTATGCTTTCAGAGTGTGAACGAAATCCTATACCCTTGTCTGCTTTAGTTTGACCTCTGAAGCAAGTGGGGAAAGCGTGATCGACGCCAGCACAGACATGGAGGACGTCTGGAGCCGTGCCAGGGATGGATACATCACCCTGTGGTGTAACACCAAGGAGGTATGGATCGATGGATCGATAGCTCTTCACACTTGCCTGGCTGAAAAAtattttgtgctgttgttcattttaaaaaatctggatAAGGAAAGTAAAGATATTTATGACTTTTGCTTTTTATATCTTCTTTATAAATGGTGCTTTTGTGTCGTGAGAATCTAAATCACTTGCCTTTTACAAGTATGTTTTATGTGGAACTGAGGTAAACTCAATAAACTCACTGAAGTTTAAGTTAAACTTCGAAAACGCGCAAATGCAGCAAAGTGCAGTACGGTGACAGCTCTCTACAGTCATTGTGAAAGTCAAACACTGTAGAAAAGAATATCTTATGTTGAAACATGGAGCTAAAAATgactgttccttttttttttttatagcaaacTGATGGAAAACCCCAGACTGAGATTCACTTGTTGGCTCTTCACTCCTATGAGTCGTCAAATCCAGAGGATCTAAATTTTCAACAAGGAGACACGATCACTTTGCTCTCTAAAGGTGAGGCTCTATACgtataaaaacatttagaaacactGGGATGTGAACAAGACAAATGGTTGCAattcatattttcttcttcttttgctttagTTAACCAGGAGTGGCTGGAAGGGAAGTTTAATGGGAACACTGGTATATTTCCTGCATCCTTTGTGGAGGAAGTTCCTGTGAACAGCCAGTGATTTATCTTAGTGAAAACCAAAAAGTTCATGAACCAAAGCCAacaagttttcttcttttgtgatttacaaaataaaacatgtttaatgaaaacCATAATCATACATACTTACAGTTTCCAGTGATTACAAGTTGTATACTATACATTTGGTGcatttgttaattaataaataatgtgttgaGGACGTTGTTGTGGTGGTAAATTATTATGAAGCGGTTCCCTCCTCTTCGTAGGCTATAGCTATACCTCTCCTTCCCTCTACTGCCTTTACCACAGGTGTCTCCCCCAACTTGGGCTCTAAGCCACGCCAGCTTCGACCTGCCAGAAAAGatgctgaaagaaaaaaggtggCAGTCACTGTGACATGTTCTGTTATCACTCATTTTGAGAAATCACATCCACAGAGAGTGACAATGCTGTTACTCATGCTAATCATTACAGTAAATCTATGTTTAATAAAAGAGGCACGAATTTCTGAGTGTCCCCTACCAGCCGAGTTTGTGTTGGCTACAGTCATCGTCTGGTTCCTCAGGACCACGGAGGATCCATACGCTGACTCTACAGGCTCACTGTTCAGCAGATTATGGCTCCGCAGAGCTCCGGTGATTAATGAAACGTCAGtgccatcatcctcctcctccccctgctgctGATCAGCCAAAGGCACGTGACTCCCTCCACCTAGAAACAGTTTGCAAAGGAGGAGGTTGGACATGGAAGGCATACGCAGACATGTTCAGTGATGATGACAGACAAATGTGATAAAGAGCTGCAGTCATATTAGAAACTTACATGAATGTAAAAACATTCACTTTCATCATCTACAAATACACATATCAGGAATGGAATTAACAGCTCCTCTGTGCATTAGGCTTGTTCCAGTTgatccaacagatacttgatgagtttgggatctagtgaatttagaggccaagtcaacaccttgtgctgttcttcatgttttttcagttgttcctaaactgtttttgcgtctgtgtcaggctgcatcctgatggggatggctgctgccatcaaggagtgtcactgctatggggtgggggtgtctggtctggtctaggtgggtggcacatgtcccTGAATTTCCATACTAAGGAGTCATTTAGTAGGtactatacttttttttttttttttacttcactgaACTTTGGTAATTTAACTTAGGTTTGGTATAACGGCTAAAAATTGTGATGCAGCAATACCATACGTCAACTCTATAtgacatatttaacatttcaggTGCATGGAAAGCTTCATCACTGCATCATTTCTAATACATCACTATGACGTTTGCATTTGATCTTTTTCCCAGTTTTTAAACTCCTTGAACAAGAATAACCTTTACTGTGGCCCTTTCCCCCTAAGCACTGTCTCACAGCCCTTTTACATGAAGAAAAGATTTCTGATGTGAATAAATCTCAATCAAACCTGGAAGCAGACATCGAAAGTCTGTGACGTACTCCTCCGACCACTCCCTCTTCTTGTTGCAGGCCACCTCCATCTCAAACGGAGTCACGACAGGCTTATAGAACTCGCTCGAATCCAGAAGCGAGTTCTCGGGACAAGCAATTAACACAAAGATGTCGATTTCCAGAAAGTTTGCCAGCTTGGGTACGTTCAGTTTCCCCATGGCGAACATGTAGCTCTTCTTGCCAGCTCTGCGTATCGTCTCCTTCAACTGCTCGATGATGGTGAGGTAGTCGGCCACCCCCAGGGTGCCGACCAGGATGCCAACCACTCGGGCGTCCTTGGCCCTTTCTATGGCGTAATATCTCTTCATGAGCGCACGGTTGATGCTCACTGACTCGGCCCTGCCCTTCATTGTCACGGGGTCAAAAGAGCAAAACGAGCAGCGATTCCACGTCATCATGAAGTTTCGCAGGGTTGCTCCTTCCTGGCCTACATAGAACATGTTGTAATCCGTTATACTTGAACCACTTTTCAAGGAGATCTGTCTTCCCAGCTGACGGATAACGTTGCTGCTGTCTTCCTCAGAGAGACGCTTTTTAACCCGGCCATGACTGTAACACTGCTCCCCTTCGACAACAAGCTCTGAGGCGACAAGGTTTGGATACTCCGGAGATAAAACTGTCAGGAGGTcatctgaaaacatgaaaacgtatatattttttaatttaaggctgaagatgatgatgttaaaaacaaacagagtgaGGGATTACACATACCCCACCAATCAAATACTTGTATAGTAATGGTACCCACTTCCAAAATTGTCTGACGTAAACCCAACCGAGATGTTTTGGACTTAGGGATGAGATGGACCACAGAGTCAAGGCAAACTGTGTATTATGTGGGTATCTTAAGATTGAATgcaagatgataataataatgtatctttataaatagcatgaggccgagtttaatacagaactacttaatctctccatcagttttggggtccttggcctgaaaaactttgaaattCCCTGATGTAGAAGATAATAAAACCCACCACTGGACATGAAGGTGCAGATTTTAAAGACAGCcagttaaataaacaagaaaacgCACGCAGTATATCAGCACACTCGTATACTCGGCtcatttctaaaaacaaaaggatAAATCCCCATTCGATAACTTACCAATAGCATGAACGTAGTTGACGTCATAGAGGACGATGATGTGACTCTGTGTGTCGGGGTAGAGTTCTCTGAAGGAGGAGGCACACTTCTCCACGTCCACAGGGCGCCTCTCAAAGATGTACTTCAAAGGCAGACGTTTGGACGGACTGAGGCAAGCGCTGCCGTAGTGGACGATGAAGTCAGCTCCAACGTGCTCCGCAGCTACCTCGTCCACACAGCAGCTGCCCAGAAGAGTTATTATAAGTGTGTGCAAGAATAACAACCCAAACATATATTATACTCTACTACTCTATTTTATAAAGAGCTGAATACACTGAAGgtctatatatgtgtgtacatcaGCACACAGCATGGTGGCAAAAGCTGATATACATTCAACAAGCATCAAATATTCTGATGAGATGAATAAATAGATGAAGGTACATCAACTAAATGAAATGTACTGCCAAAACTTTAATACATCATTTTGATAGTATTACACCCGGTGTATTACCTGCCATAGGATGTATCTCCCAAAATATACGACTTGGCACCACTGTTTCTCTCAATCTCCTCCGCAATCGCAACTGAATCCACTAACAGCTCGTCAGGAAACTGCAGAGCAACCTGCAAAACAtttgaagaattaaaaaaaaaaagttgctgcaCATTTTTCCGACTTCAGCTGCTTGACTGAGCAATTATTCAAAGATATATTATAAAGTGACGCCCCCACCTTTTTGAACTGATGCTCACGGATGAAGTCGCAAGTCTCCTTGATCTGATACAACTCGTCCAGTTTCTCCACAGGAGTGCTTGTCTTCACCGTAACTTCTACCACACGCTGAATTACGTTTTCTGAGCTGCTACTGAACGCATCAGCCATGATGGAACACTCAAAAAGTGCCTgtaaaaaatatagtaaaatgcTGTTTACGACCTAActaatgaagaaaaacatgtctaacatttatgacattttaaacagtaaaaactaAGGACATGTTATTTTATGGAGGTACATTTTTCTCAACCAAAACTGTTTCTTACaacatatatattgtattttaccTGCTTCACAGTAGCTGTGTGCTAACTTAGCCGCTAGCTGATTAGAGTCAGTCTCCCCGTAGTTTGCCAAATAAACGTACCAATATATTTATGGCGTGTCGTACTTACTTTActacaaatacacaacaaatgCAATTCAGCATCGTAAGAATACGATCAACTTAATGCTTCTTTGGCAGCAACACACGTGTCGCCTGCTACCCGTAGCAAATCCACTGTGAATACTTCCGGTTCACtcgtttttcaaaataaaagccacagtGAACTTCACAGTGACGTGCTATTTACTTTTGCTGTCAATATTTACCTCGAGGGCAGTTTCTTGTTTCCcgtccaaaacaaaaaagtttcaACACACATAACTCGCAACATTACCCATTAGTGGAGTGcttgaaactaaaataaatataataataaatatattttgaacTCTGCAGACATGAAACAGTAAATATGTGTGCAAAACTTATATTTCCAtacataacaacacaaacagaagcagaaacatgATTTTTTAGCATGACACTGATATTTATTGACAAGTATATTCAATTAATTATAATGTGTCAAAGAATCTTACAGTCATTTCCAAAACCACAAACTTGAAAGATAAAAACCAGTAAAATATCTGTGATGATACAGTGGAGAAGTTAAGCTTCTGATATTCTCTGCAGTATTTACAGCttgatatatacacatataaaatatttacacaacATAAAAAGCTAAGGTCCCACTCATGAGTCTGTCACCACACTTAAAACAGCTCATTAAAAATATTGGGTGTTCACCGGTGAGGTCACTGGTCCGATCCTCTCTTTGTGCGTGCTTGATATGCTTCATGTACGTGGCAAATAAAGTTGACCTGATGTGAAGATCATCAGTCGTGTTCACATCCAAATACGGTAGAAACCCAAGACCACAGTGAGACATGTGAACACTGAACCTGGACgagagaaataaacatataaCAATGATTTGTGTGTTAGTCTGACTTACTTTGTTTAAATACTCATGattttttaacaacttttaaACAGTTGAAAAATGCACTTGTTATAATATTGTTGCTTTTGCCCTTTTGGGATTAAATGAGTTGTAAAGCCTGGTTTATAGTCCTGTAACTGGTCTATGTGGAGCCTCCGCCGTAAATGGCAAGTGAAACGGAGCAGCTCataaaacacaaggaaatgcaacttggaccaatcacagcttttattttcaacataGAAGCGGCATATAACTATAAATTAAGCTTAACGGGTCCAAATGATGCCACTTAGGTTTTGTTTTACACCAATCACAAACTCACGCCTTGTACCTTTGCAGCAGGAAAGAAACTTCTGAGCGCCATGTCCTACCTGCAAGGTATTTTATAGTATCCAGTTTGTGAGACTCCAACATGGTTCTCAAACCGGCCACCTCTGTGTCTATCTTCATGTTTGTCTGAGTCAAATGACGATCTTGTTCTGCAGTCTGTGAGAAGAAAGGAGCGTGAAGGCAGACAATGAAGAAGTGCTTCACCAAAAACCTACGTGATACTGtgtaaacagaaatataaaagcatCTGCACATGTTTAGTCTTTTGCAAGATGCCAGGCAATGGGAGCCTTTCCAGGTCAAATCACAGCATGTCCATTAAATGCATATTACTTGGAAAAGATACGCGATAAGACTCTGTAAGTTTCCTGCACAAATACGAACCATTTCCATGATCTCAGTCCGTGCTTCAAGAAGCTTCTTCTCATGCTCCGCTttctgaaaaacagaacaaaacaagaaataaaaaagtgtcatttcaGTGATGACGTGTCAAACATGACGCTTCATTATGTTTATGAACTGATCTGAGTTACATTCAGTGACAACTACAACAGCAGTGTGACGCACTGGTTACAGTATCGGTATATAATAGAGGAGAGTGAATAGTGTAGgatatttgcacatttcaagGAGAGTTATCCGTAATATTCAAATAACTCaatccatgttttattttttccaacactTACCAGTTCTTTCACTCTGCTTTTTTCCAAATTCATGTCCATAATGGTCTCTGAGCGCACTTTATTCAGCACATCCTGCAGCGCGACAAAAGACACACACGAGGCAAAGACACAACAGCTGGTTAATAAAACATCGCAGATTAAAAGTTTCTGCAGGAATATTTCTGTTAAATTCAATGAAATGACGACATCATGAATGTCGGTGACGCCTTAATTGTCATTTGTGAGTGTAAACACACTTACAGCCAACTGGACTTTGAGCTGTAATAGCTGGATCTTGAGTTTCTGggagaaatgttaaaataataagaatgtcaagtcagaaacagaaagaaatactCACACAAACATACTAGACAGTCATTGCTCTTGAAAGAAAGTCAGACATTTTTGTAATTACGACGACTTCAGTGGTCATCAGAACAGCAGAGGGCTTAGATACAaccattttattttggaaagagATTTTGTTTCCTGGTTGACATATTTACCTCGTTCTCGGCCAGCAGAGTAGAGAACTCACTCTTCTCAAGGATGATCATGTCCTTCTTCACGGCTGCTATTTGAGACATAACACGCTGCAACATGATCTCCTGTAAGAATACATAGAGACGTTATGAAGTACTGCTGTGCAAGTTACTTGCAGATGAAAGCCTACAAAGAAGAAGTCCTGTACTGGGATAGGGgccacttattaataaaaaaaaataaaaaaaaatcaattctcaCACCTATTTCATGAGACAGATCGGGAACAAGGGCATCAGAAAAAGACTCTTTTGAGATCTTTAAATGCAGGGAGACGCTAAACTGACATCAAAGGTCAGATAGTCTGTGTCTgggccaaaaagttgcacttgaacacaccgcaaagaTTACAGCCAACAACCAACTGATACATGCACTCCTATACTCCTGTGTGAAAGGACATGACTCTTCAGGGAATCCAGAAGAACAACTATTttttgggaggctaggaagctaagaggagctaaTGTCATccagagctggcctctcctgaatctcCTTGGGGGAAAAACCCGAAAACTAAGAGATGTCTTAGTTTAGTCAATCTGAACATCTCAGTTTTCTTCTACAAACATGCCAACTTGGTAGTGTGTATTTCATACTCAAAGACAGTTCATATGCTTGTGAAAAATGGTCTTGTTCAGTGAGGTTTATAACGAGCACTTACAGAAGGTGTAAAACACCCAAGCCTCCCTCCTACCTCACCGTCTCACCTGCTGGACTTTGGTCACCATGTCACTGTAAATGACGTCCATGTTTGAGCTGGTCGTCCTCACCAGCACTTTCACCATCACTTCAGCTTGCTGCGTAGTGAAACCTGTTGAATGGAGAAacataatcaaaaataaatgctaCCTAGAAAAACAAGGCCAGCGTGTTATTGACAGAGCAGAGTGACGTTGGGAGCATTTTTGAACTAACAGAAGAAACCaaaccattttcctcaaagaGCCGCACCACAGCGTGCGTGTCAAAGAACATCTTCCGGCCTTCGGACTGCGGTACGTTGGGTTTCAGGTCATACTGGAGGGTTCTGACTGAGGTATAGATTCCTGAAATCCAGAAATGAATATTCAGGTTTCATTGTCACCTGGACACTGGTTACTACACAGACGAcactttaaactttatttcttttgttgcagCACGTATTAACACTGTCAAAAAATGAACCACTATTCTCTGCCTTGTAGAATTAATGACAAATTCTCTGTCAGCataacaaaaagacatttaatatTCTTTTGATTAAAACCACGTATCTTAATGTAAACTCTTCTTATTGCCACAAATTTGACAGTTTACCAATAA
It contains:
- the ncf2 gene encoding neutrophil cytosol factor 2; this translates as MSFVDTLRQWDEAITCADRQDFSEALKIFLSIKEPNSKICFDIGCLHLLNQNLDAAEKAFDCSIRKDEHLAIAFFQRGITFYRKKRYEESLADFQKAHKALRGNQLIDYKALGLRYILYACEVLHNMALAEAQLGNWEKAQQNLAKALDYKTESKLNIIDKALQSILKRKLFKPVEIPSKVFFKPNKHYVAELEKKDYLGKAKVVASVVPQDEFSGFAPLQPQVEDGPACPKEPEVLRALEGEPHIVLFEFVPETSDELAVVPGNIVFVLQKGADNWASVVFNERRGLVPYNYLERLEISVASKQNKATTAPPNREPPTRPERIQGLTPSNGSSGGKAQPKEARRTDNSYIVKVRFTFNFVVLVPRGAPYKMVAEKISKKLSVPPKAITLSLTSEASGESVIDASTDMEDVWSRARDGYITLWCNTKEQTDGKPQTEIHLLALHSYESSNPEDLNFQQGDTITLLSKVNQEWLEGKFNGNTGIFPASFVEEVPVNSQ
- the dph2 gene encoding 2-(3-amino-3-carboxypropyl)histidine synthase subunit 2, with translation MADAFSSSSENVIQRVVEVTVKTSTPVEKLDELYQIKETCDFIREHQFKKVALQFPDELLVDSVAIAEEIERNSGAKSYILGDTSYGSCCVDEVAAEHVGADFIVHYGSACLSPSKRLPLKYIFERRPVDVEKCASSFRELYPDTQSHIIVLYDVNYVHAIDDLLTVLSPEYPNLVASELVVEGEQCYSHGRVKKRLSEEDSSNVIRQLGRQISLKSGSSITDYNMFYVGQEGATLRNFMMTWNRCSFCSFDPVTMKGRAESVSINRALMKRYYAIERAKDARVVGILVGTLGVADYLTIIEQLKETIRRAGKKSYMFAMGKLNVPKLANFLEIDIFVLIACPENSLLDSSEFYKPVVTPFEMEVACNKKREWSEEYVTDFRCLLPGGGSHVPLADQQQGEEEDDGTDVSLITGALRSHNLLNSEPVESAYGSSVVLRNQTMTVANTNSAASFLAGRSWRGLEPKLGETPVVKAVEGRRGIAIAYEEEGTAS
- the mcur1 gene encoding mitochondrial calcium uniporter regulator 1 → MVLKRCQTRVKLLSFNHPEKWYDRFNKDYKATQRVSSTSLTAVNISACPQFITERPPLRARRAPGLMHLSGVTHMPVRGIYTSVRTLQYDLKPNVPQSEGRKMFFDTHAVVRLFEENGFTTQQAEVMVKVLVRTTSSNMDVIYSDMVTKVQQEIMLQRVMSQIAAVKKDMIILEKSEFSTLLAENEKLKIQLLQLKVQLADVLNKVRSETIMDMNLEKSRVKELKAEHEKKLLEARTEIMEMTAEQDRHLTQTNMKIDTEVAGLRTMLESHKLDTIKYLAGSVFTCLTVVLGFYRIWM